One genomic window of Diospyros lotus cultivar Yz01 chromosome 8, ASM1463336v1, whole genome shotgun sequence includes the following:
- the LOC127808082 gene encoding putative lipase ROG1: MASAESLKSSGTARGEVGGGGRLEDIMDSEKIEENGSEKTVTVLDQTKKKKNKKKRRSSFLPKFGCLRSDGDGRFDMESASAGTVRSPTHLVVTVNGIIGSAQNWRFAAKQFLKQYPRDVVVHCSECNYGHLTFHGVDVMGNRLADEVISVVRRYPDLVKISFIGHSLGGLVARYAIAKLYGKVITQKPSQENGESRSNGPKDPAPEEKFKGQIAGLEPVNFITSATPHLGSRGHKQAPVLCGFYNLEKAASSASWMLGRTGKHLFLRDGAKEKPPLLLQMVNDSDNLPFISALGSFRRRVAYANARFDHLVGWSTSSLRHRSELPKRQNLTRSEKYPHIINVEPAKSAHAQDGTSVETKGNRSKTADMEEAMLRGLTKVSWERVDVDFRGTAQRFLAHSTIQVKTYWLNSDGTDVIQHMVDNFLL; this comes from the exons ATGGCCTCGGCGGAGTCGTTGAAGAGTTCGGGAACTGCCCGAGGAGAAGTTGGAGGCGGAGGAAGACTGGAGGACATCATGGATTCGGAGAAGATTGAGGAGAACGGTAGTGAGAAGACCGTCACCGTTCTGGACCagaccaagaagaagaagaataagaagaagaggaggagttCCTTCTTGCCGAAATTTGGATGTCTCAGATCGGACGGCGATGGGAGGTTCGATATGGAGTCCGCTTCCGCCGGAACGGTTCGATCGCCGACTCACCTTGTTGTTACGGTCAATGGAATCATTGGCAG TGCTCAAAATTGGAGATTTGCTGCAAAACAGTTTCTGAAGCAGTATCCTCGAGATGTTGTTGTTCACT GTAGCGAATGTAATTATGGGCATTTGACATTTCATGGTGTTGATGTAATGGGAAACAGATTAGCAGATGAG GTAATATCTGTTGTAAGGCGTTATCCAGATCTTGTAAAGATATCTTTTATAGGCCACTCACTGGGTGGCCTAGTAGCAAGATATGCCATTGCTAAGCTGTATGGAAAAGTTATCACTCAGAAACCTTCccaagaaaatggagaaagtaGAAGTAATGGTCCCAAAGATCCAGCTCCAGAAGAGAAATTTAAAGGCCAAATTGCTGGTTTGGAGCCTGTGAATTTTATAACTTCCGCAACACCACATCTCGGTTCAAGGGGGCATAAACAG GCCCCCGTACTTTGTGGCTTTTACAACCTGGAGAAGGCAGCGTCCAGTGCATCATGGATGCTTGGAAGAACTGggaaacatttatttttaagggaTGGTGCTAAAGAAAAACCTCCTCTTCTACTTCAGATGGTCAACGATAGTGACAACCTTCCATTTAT ATCTGCTTTAGGGTCCTTTAGGCGTCGTGTTGCCTATGCTAATGCACGTTTTGACC ATCTTGTTGGATGGAGTACATCATCATTGCGGCATCGAAGTGAGCTCCCAAAG cGCCAAAATCTTACAAGAAGTGAGAAATATCCACATATAATTAATGTGGAGCCAGCAAAATCTGCACACGCTCAAGATGGAACCTCAGTAGAGACCAAAGGCAACAGAAGTAAGACCGCTGATATGGAAG AGGCAATGCTCAGGGGTCTCACAAAAGTCAGCTGGGAAAGGGTTGATGTAGACTTCAGAGGGACCGCACAACGATTTTTGGCACACAGTACCATTCAG GTTAAAACCTACTGGTTGAATTCTGATGGAACTGATGTTATTCAGCACATGGttgataattttttgttgtga